Part of the Brevibacillus brevis genome is shown below.
GCAAACCTGGGGCAGTAAATATCCCTTAATGGTTCGTTCCTGGCGGAATAACTGGGACGAAATTGCCACCTTCTTTAAATATCCCCCAGAGATTCGAAAGCTGATCTATACAACCAACGTCATCGAGAGTTATCATCGACAGCTTCGAAAGGTGACAAAGGGAAAAACCATGTTTCCTACAGACGATGCTCTTATGAAGATGCTGTATCTCGTAACCATAGATGTTCTGCGAAAGTGGACGGGACGAGTCCAGAACTGGAGCCAGATTCTCTTACAGCTATCTGTTTTCTTTGAGGATCGTGTACAACCGTACATCCGCTAACCAATGAAAGGCTTCATCCCCATAGGGATTTTCTTTCTCTCCACCAATGCGTCCAGGGTTCGCTTCGCCTTACGCCCTTGACTCTATTGGCTTCGTAAAAGACGTCTCAATTAGGGGGAGGAAACCTTTTCATATATCGGTTGATTGAGTTTACACAAAAATCTTGACAGACCCCCCCTTTTCGTCCGACCGAGCGGAACAGTACAGGCATCACGACTATCGCCCACAATTTACCAACCGTATCCCGGTAAATCCCAAGCGGCTTGTCTTTGTCTTCTTGGAGATCCCCTCCCGCGCAAAAATCGTCACCTGTATGCGAAAGCAGGATCACCCGCGCTTCAGGATCGGCACCTCGCAGCCGGAAAGCGTTCAGGATGGATATTGTATTGTTCATCAAATCGAATGTAAGTTTACATCTGTAATGTAGAATGGTTGCCTCCTTTAGAATGCGTAACTGACGTTCTTGATCCTGTCTTTTCGGAACAACAAAAAAGAAGCTGTCATGGACGACAACAGCTTCTAAAGGAACCTTGCATGCTCCTATTCACGTTATTACATATAGTCCTCCTTACAGATTTCTCTCCAAGAGTCTCCCCAGTTGCTCAGCCAAGACTTTATGATGAATGGGTCTTCCATTCGCAAACCACCATTCTACTAAGCCGACTTGTGCAGCTGCGATAAAATGAACGAGTACGTCTTTACGAAAACCCTCGTTCTTTCCTTGTGAAACATCTACCTCTTTGGTAACCTCTTCAATCAAGTAATTCAAAAATCGTTTGTGAAAATAAGGAGCTCCCTTACTGGTTAACATCAACGAAAAGAAGGAATAATGTTCTTCAAAGTATGCGGTCCAGATCTGAGTTGCCTCTATATATTCCAAGTCTGCTGTAACCTCACACACTTCCCGAAGCTGATTGATATGAGACTCGATCAGTTTGTCCAAGAGGTCATATTTATCCATATAATGAAGATAGATCGTTCCTCGGCTTACATTTGCTTTATCCGAGATATCTTGAATGGTAATTTCGTCAAAGTTTTTATCAGACATTAGCTCAATCACCGCATTCCTTAGAGCCTCTTGTGTTTTTTGTATTCTTCTATCCACTTTTGTCATAAAGTTGGCCCCTTTCTTAGGAAGATAATAAACAACTAATACGAATTTGTTCAGTGTTGTACAAACGGCGTAATTCTAACCATAGAAGGTTTTCTGTATCTGCTTATAATAATAAACATAAGTTGATTAATGAATCAACGTTAGTTATCTTTCTTGCTATCGTATTTCATCAAAAGAAGGAAATCATCAAGGGAACGATTATGATGTGTGAAAAAAACAATAAAACGATAAGGAGAAGTAAGATGAAAAAATCCATCACATTTCAAAATAGCTCTATTACAATGGCGGGAGATCTCTACTTGCCATAAGGATTTAATGAAAATAATCAGTATGCAGCAATCGTTACGGCCCATCCCGGCGGAGGTGTAATGGAACAAATTGCTGGCTTGTATGCCCAAAGCCTTGCCAACCAAGGATTTGTCGCTTTAGCATTTGATGCGTCTCATCAGGGAGAAAGTGGTGGGGAGCCCGTTTGCTTGAAGATCCTATCGCTCGAGTGGAGGATGTGCGGTGACCAAGCTAACAGAGTTCTTTGGAAAGCACGTATAAGAAGAAATGCCCTTAACAGCAAGTGAAGGAAAAAGCCGTTTTCCAGTTTAATAGGAAAACGGCTTTTTCCATGGATACCATATGCGATTATTGAACGGTTTGGTCCATCTATTGCAACATCCCATAGAAAACGACAGACGCTCGTTCGCGACTGCCGTCGTTATTTCAACTGCCTATCTCGTTGTTGAATCGATTTAGCAGCGTCCTCTCTAAACAGTTGCATTAGCTAGCAATTTACCTTTCTCCCCATTGCTTTTTCGCCTAGCCGTTGATGAATTCCAACTGGTTGGGATCGAGTCGGTCCCAAAGACAGAGCTTACTACAATGAAATCGAATTTTCCCCCGCTCTTAATCCTAGGAGTGTTCCCTTCCAAAATCTAACTTATTTAAAAATTGGTGTTCGCTTTTCGGAAATAGCCTTTATTCCTTCATGGTAATCATCCAACTCGGTTACAATCCCCATAGCAGATGAGATATAATCGAGAGAACTCCGAAGGTCCATCCGTAATCCTTGATAAACGGCTCTTTTGATAAAGCGCATGACTTCCTGCGGCCCTTCCACCAATTTTTGGATATAACTCTCAACAAAATCATCTAGTTCCTTATCGGGAACCACATGAGTGACCAAGCCCAATTTTTTAGCCTCTTCCGCTGACACGAAATCTCCTGTCCAAAGCATTTCCAGAGCCTTATCCAAGCCGATCAGTCGGGGTAACAGAAAAGCGCCTCCATCCCCGGGAACAATACCTGCCTTTACATAGCTCTCCGCCATTTTGGTGCTCTGAGCAGCAATGCGGATATCGCAAGCAAGAGCCATGTCCAACCCTGCGCCAATGGCCAATCCATGAATGACTGCGATTACGGGCTTATCAATCTCTTGGAGGATGAGAGGGATTCGCTGTACTCTCTTCCACAAGCTATTTTTGCGCGCCAAAGCGTTCGTAACCAAGTCACCAGCATCTGTATTGTTATAGAGAAACCCTTCTCCATTGATCATCGATTTGACGTCCCCGCCGGAGCAAAAGGCGCGTCCATTCCCGTTTAACAAAACAACCCGAATATCGTCTGAATCGCGAACCGTCTCCAGCGCATCAATCCACAAATCAATCATTTCCGTACTAAAGGCATTGAGCTTGTCCGGCCGATTCAAGGTAATACGGGCTATCCCGTTCTCCACTGAAAAAAGCAGATCACTCATCTCTTCCACTCCTTTTCATCAAAACCGCTAGCTTACGATCGAGTAAGGAAAGGCCATAGTCCATCGCGGCCGTTTTCCATGTATTCTTCTGCCAATTTTTCCGACCACTCGGTCTCTGTCCCAAATTCGTCTCTCCAAGACCATAGGCGACGGGTCGTTTGATGAAGGGTATGCTCATAAGTGAAACCAATCGCACCATGAATTTGATGAGCCATAGGCGATGCTGCCCCTACCGCTTCATTGATTTTGATCTTCGACATCGCAATTTCCTGTGATAAGAATCCGTTTTGAAAAGCTTGAACCGCGTAATCGGCGGCTGTGCTTGCAGCAGCTGATTCTCCTGCCAGCAAGGCGAGTTGATGCTGAACAGCCTGGAAACGGTGAAGCGGTTTGCCAAACTGGGTTCGTTCTGTCACATACGTCGCACATAATTCCAGCAACCGCTCAAGGGCACCCGCCATCATGACTATTCGAGCAACCGCTCCGCTGTATAAAAGCTTGTTGACGACCGTCTTCGCATCTACGGGAATCACCCGGCACTCCTTAACCAACCGATCCTCAAAGATCACGTTATCTCTCGCTTCCCCAGCGAGATTTTTTCCGTGCTCAATTCTTCCCTGCTCGGGGGAGATCAGGACCAAAACATCCTCCGAGTCGGTTCTTCCTAGCATGATCATCCGTTTGGCAAATCGTGCCCATGGAACAAAATTCGCTTTCCCAGAGATCACCCAGCCGTCCTCTTGCTTCTGCAAATAAACCCCATTTTCACTGCCAGGATATGCGACCGTAATCGGTTCATCGAAAACCTGCTCGCCTAGATCCGCCAACAGCCAGTTACCCAAGAAGGTCTCTGCCAATGGCACAGGAGCGGAATATTTCCCTGCTAGGCGGAGAATGCTGAAAGCATCCAGGTAGCTGCAGCCATTGCCTCCCAACTCCTCCGGAACGCCAACGGTTATCATCCCTGAGTCTGCAAGTGTACACCACAACTTAGCAGCCCAAATTCCTTGCTCTGATTCATTAACCAATTCTTTCGTACAAACATCCTTTAATATTTTCGTTGTAGATTGCATCAGCATTTGTGTGATGTCATTCATTGTCCGATTACCCCCTTTGCCACAATACCACGAAGTATTTCAGTAGTACCTCCGCGTAGTGTAAATCCAGGGGAATGTAGAATCGATTCTGCCATAAATTTATCAAACTGAGAAGACGAAGTGATCGATGGAGAGCACGCCACCAACAGACGGGCTACCTCAGCAACCTGCTGTTCAAATTTTGTCCCCATATCTTTTACCAAAGCGGCTACTAAATCTGGTGTTACTCCTTGTTCCAACATATTTGCAATACCAATAGACATTTGACGCAAGGTCCATAGACGGGATAGCATGGGACTGACTTGGGCGATTAAGCGTTTGTCACCCTTTTCCCTGAGGGCCCTTAGCAATTCTTCCAGCAAAGGAAATGTACTTAGAAAACGTTCAGGACCGCTGCGTTCGTAAGCCAGCTCAGCCATACCCTGTTTCCATCCATTTCCGATCTGGCCAACAACCATCTCATCAGGAATAAACACGTTATCGAAGAATACCTCATTGAAATGATGTTCCCCGGTCATTAGTTCGATCGGGCGAATCGTAACTCCAGGAGCCGCTAAGTCCACCAATAGCTGACTCATTCCTTCATGCCGTTTTTCCGGATTCATCGGCGAAGTCCGGCAAAGGGTAATCATATAGTGAGCATGGTGGGCACCACTGGTCCACGTTTTGCTTCCATTGAGAACCCAGCCGCCTTCTACTTTAACCGCCCTCGAACTTACGGCAGCCAGATCCGAACCGGCATTGGGTTCGCTTAGTCCAATGGCAAAGAAACATTCTCCTTTGGCGATTTGGGGAAGGAAGAACTCCTTCTGATGTTCCGTTCCAAATTTCAAGAGCAATGGGCCGGTTTGGCGATCCGCAATCCAATGGGCAGATACCGGGGCTCCCGCTGCCAATAATTCTTCAATGACGACATATCTTTCAATGGATGAACGTTCATGTCCACCATAACGTTTCGGCCATGTCATCCCGATCCAACCGCGTTCCCCCAACATACGGGAAAATTCAGCCGAATATCCACTCAGCCAGCTGTCACATCTGGGTTGAATGGTTCCTTTCTCAAGCTCTTGAAAGATAAATTCCCGTATTTCCCTTCTTACTTTTCTGATTTCTTCAGAAAGTTCTACGACCGGTAATTGTAAACTTTTCATTCGCTTCTCACCCCACTTTGAATGGTTCCGTTAACATGGCTGGCATGAATCCTTCTTCCACTAGGAAGCTGCCTATTTTTATGCTTCAATCCCTTTGGAAAACATTTCCTTTGCAACCATAATGGCAGACATCGCCTTTGGCCATCCGGCGTAAAAAGCAAGATGAGTGATGACTTCAATCAGTTCTTCTTCGGAGAGACTGTTTTCTTTCGCCAAATTCAAATGAAATTTCAGTTGCTCCGTATTGCCACCAGTTACCAAAGAAGCAATGGTAATTAAGCTGCGATCGCGGTTCGAAAGCTGCTCGCGCTCCCACAAATCTCCAAACAGAACATCATCGGTAAATCGTACTAGCTTTGGAGCGAAATCTCCTATCATTTTCTCGGCGGCAGAAGGTTCTTTTGTATTGGACATTTTTTTCCTCCTTTCTTCTTACCTGATAAATCAATTCGCACCAACTCATAGTTCCGGTGCACGAAGTAGTGGAGCCATTTAGGATGAAACAGCAGCTTCGCTCAAAACTTTTTTACATTCTTCCGTCAATAAAGGTACGACCTCAAACAAATCTCCGACAATCCCATAGTCCGCCAGCTGGAAAATAGGTGCCTCAGGATCTTTGTTTATAGCGACGATTACTTTGGAGTTTGACATCCCTGCTACGTGCTGAATCGCACCTGAAATTCCGCAAGCAATGTACAAATCAGGCGTGACCACTTTCCCCGTTTGTCCAATCTGCATGGAATAATCACAATATTCTGCATCGCATGCACCGCGAGATGCCCCTACCGCTCCACCTAACACATCAGCTAACGCTTGTAACGTTTGAAACCCCTCCGCACCTTTCACCCCGCGACCTCCAGAGACGACGACTTTCGCTTCACTTAAATCGACTCCGCCAACCGCTTTGCGCACCACTTCTTTCACGATTGTCCGCAGGTCCTTAATCGTAGGTTGGAAGGATACGATTTCGGTTCGTACAGGTGACTCTTTCACTGCGAAGTTGTTCGCACGTAGGGTAGCAAAGAGTATACCTTTCTTGAAGCTCTTTTTTTGGAAGGCCTTCCCTGCGTAGATCGGACGGGTAAAGATGACATTCCCATCCACGGATTCAACTCCCGTACAATCGGTAACTAGACCCGCTCCCAATCGGGCGGATGCTCTTGGAGCCAAATCTTTGCCGACACCTGTATGTCCCATTAAGACTACTTCGGCCCCTACCTCTTGAATCAATTGAACGAGCGCTTGGGTGTAAGCGTCTGTCGTATATACGGACAGGCTTGCCTCCGTACTGGTATACAGCTTATGTGCGCCGTACAGGGAAATCTCCGAAAGAATTTCTGTAGAATCATCCCCAAATAAAGCTGCGATAATCTCTTCTCCATCAGCAATCTGCTGGGCAACGGATAAAGCTTCCAATGATACCTGGCGCAACTTTCCATCTTTCACTTCTGTCAAAATGAGTACTTTTCTCCCCATTACTTTTCCCCCTTAGACCACTTTGGCTTCTGTACGTAGTAATTGGGCAAGCTCATAAACCTGCTGATTCAGGTCACCCTGCAATATGCGTCCTGCCTGTTTTTTTACGGGCAAATACTGATCGACGACCATCGTTCGCGACTGCGATTCTTCTTCAGATAAGCCAAGATCGGCGATTGAAATAATTTCCAATGGCATTTTCTTCGCTTTCATAATTCCGGGCAGGGACGGATAACGAGGTTCATTCAACCCTTGTTGGGCTGTAACTAACACCGGCAAGGAGACCTCAATCATTTCCAGATCCCCTTCTACGTCTCGTTCGACGGCTGCCTTTCTATCCACGAGTACGAGTTTCGTTATGCTCGTGACATGGGCAATGTCCAATTCTTCTGCAACACGGACAGCTACTTGACCGGATCCCGAATCCACCGCCATATTCCCTCCAAGGATCAGGTCAAACGGACGATTACGTATCGCTGCCGCTAACCATTTCGCGACAGAGAATTCATCGTATTCTCCGACTCCCGGCTCAATCCGCACAGCTTTATCCGCCCCCATCGCCAACGCCGTACGAAGTGCATTCTCAGAACGTGAAGGACCAACTGTTAAGACCGTAACCTCTCCACCGTTTTTTTCCTTTACTCTCACAGCTTCTTCGATGGCATATTCGTCATAGGGATTGATGACAAATTCTACACCTTCTTCACTGATTCTGCCATTTTGGATGGAAACTTTTTCCTCAGTATCAAACGTCTGTTTTGTCAAAACCAAAATATTCATACTACTCACCTTCTCTGGATAAATTTCACACAGACTCGATAAGCACCACATTTACAAAAATGGCAGCTGCAATTTTTAAACCTGGTGAGATTTGCTTACCAGATCGTATCCTTTGTAGCCCGCTTCCGCGACATTATCACAGATCGCACGGTATTTTCCTAAACCCCCAACGTATGGCATAAACACTTTGGGTTTTCCGGGAATGTTCGTACCGCTATACCATGATGAAGCGAGAGAATACAGTGTCGCATTGGCCTCCTTGTTAACCTCTTCCACCCATGCATTTTCCGCTTCAAGTGTTGGCTCAATACGATCGATCTTATGCTCGTAAATGAATTTGATACATGCTGTGATCCAGTCAACACCCTGTTCGATGGTAATCGGCAAATTAGCGAGCACGGACGGGCTGCCTGGCCCAGTGATAACAAACATATTTGGGAATTGATGGACTGTCATTCCGAGATAAGTAGATGGACCATTCTCCCATTTCTGTTTGAGAGTTATCCCGCCTCGGCCACGGATATCCATCCTGACGAGCGTACCGGTTATCGCGTCAAACCCGGTTGCAAATACAATGCTGTCCAGCTCGTATAGATCTTGTGTGGTTTGTATACCCTCTGGCGTTATCTTTACGATTGGCGATTTTTTGATATCGACTAGGCTGACGTTCTCTCGGTTAAATGTCTCATAATAATCCCAATCCAGCAGGGGGCGCTTTGTACCGTAGGGATACTCTTTCGGGCAGAGCAGCTCGGCGACTTCAGGATCGCGTACAATTTGACGGATCTTGGAACGAATGAACTCGGACGCAGTATCATTCGCCTCTTTGTTATACAGCAGATCACTGAAGCTATAGAGAAAATGATAGCCGCCTATTTTCCAAAGCTCCTCATAGATTTGATTTCTCTCTTCAGGTGTTACACCCAATGCATGCTTCGCCTTGGTCTCGTACGGAAAACCTGCATGTGCATTGCGCATTTTCTCAACCAATTTATCGTAGTTGGCTTTGATCTGCCGATCTTCTTCAGGAGTAATCGGACGGTTCTGCGCTGGACTCGCATAATGAGGTGTTCGTTGAAAGACGATGAGCCGCGCTGCGTCCTTGGCAATCTCAGGGATACACTGTAAGCCACTGGCACCTGTACCAATCACCCCTACCTTTTGGCCCTGAAAATCAACTGGTTCATGTGGCCACTTGCTGGTATGGTACCAATTCCCCGCAAAGCTCTCGAGCCCCTCAAATTTCGGTACATTTGCAGTGGAGAGGCAACCTACAGCATTGATGAAAAACTTCGCTGACATGCTGTCGCCACGATCAGTGCCCACCACCCATTTTCCTGATTCTTCATGAAAGACCGCTGAAGTAACACGCGTATTGAACTGGATGTCTTTCCGTAGGTCAAACCGGTCAGCAACATGTTTCAGATAACTCAGGATCTCTGGCTGAGTAGCGTAACGTTCACTCCAGCTCCACTCCTGGAGAAGTTCCTTGGAGAAAGAGAAGCAGTAATTATAGCTCTCACTGTCACAGCGAGCACCAGGATAACGGTTCCAAAACCATGTACCACCCACGTCATCGGCGTTATCAAAGACACGGATCGAGAGTCCTAATTCACGCAAACGGTAGAGCATATACAACCCTGAAAAGCCTGCTCCGACGACAATCGCATCAAATTCCGACCTTTCGTCTGTAGCTTTTTCAGAGTTTTGATGAATAGATGTCATCTCTATTGCCTCCTTTTTAGACACATAATTTTATGTTCGACACTTTGCGACTTGGAGAAGAAATCAGTCGAATGGTGATCGATTTTATTATACCGACCGGTTGGTATTTTAATATTATTCGGATAATTTTTTATTGTCAATATTCTGGAGATAAAAAAACAAGCTTGATCGTCAAGGGCTTATCATTTCCGTCTTCAACTTGCCAAGATATATGTCAAGCTCGCGTTTTTTATACAGTCACCTGGCGTAACATCCACGTAGCCGCTACTCCAATGACTACATGGTTAAATGGCAACCCTTTACTGCTTTATCCTCCCATATACCACCCACCATTCACATGAATCACTTGTCCGGTAATAAAAGCCGCTTCCTCTGACAGTAAAAAGGAGACAGTCGCAGCAATTTCCTCTGGTCTTCCTGCCCTACCCACAGGTGTATTTTTTATCCAGTCATTTAGCGTCTCTTCCGTAAAATAGGATTTTAGCCCCTCATGAAAAATAAAGCCTGGCGCAATGCAATTTGCAGTTACCCCCCGTGATGCCAAATCAAGAGCGATCGATCGTGTAAAACCAATGACTCCTGCTTTGGAAGCCGCGTACGGAGATTCCCCTTTATCAGGTGTATAAGCAAATTTAGAGGAAATGTTGATGATTCGACCGAATCCTTTTTCTGCCATTGATTGACTGAACGCTTTGGTTACATAAAAATTACTGTATAAATTAACGCGCATCACTAAATCCCAAAGCTTCGGATCAAAATCCCATACGTTATTCGCGGCTTTAATCGCTGCATTATTAATTAAATAAGCGATGTCAATTCCTTTATTGGCGAGTTCTTTCTGCAATTGTATAACCTGATTTTGATCAGTTACATCCACTTGATAAAAGGAAAAATGATGAGAAATCTTTTCATTGTCTTCCTTTCGTACCCATTCTTCTAACCCTTCCTTGTTTCTGTCACACCCCACTACGTAATACCCGTTATCTACCAATCTCCGTATGATCGCTTTTCCCAAACCCCCGGAGGCACCCGTAATGAAGACAGCTCCTCTTTCAGACATTTCCTATTCTCCTCCTTATCATCTTCATTCAAAACCTCGCTCCTAGCATGGATCAGATACTATACATTGTCATATCGCTGTAGTATACCAACCGGTTCGTATAGAAATATTATACAGCAGCCCCCTCTGACGAGCCAACATAATTTTATGAATATTGCTGCAAATCAAAATACATAACCATTCATTATCGACGTGCTACATTGACTTTTTCTATAATATTATTTTATATAGAAATCTGAATTTTTGAAATTATATTGATTACCCCTGAAAACAAAAGTAATATTATTATACAAACCGGTTGGTTTAATGTGAAAATGGGGTGAGTCTATTGACATTATTAAAAAATCTCAAAATACTAGATTTTTCGACATTGTTACCGGGACCGTACGCTTCGTTGATCCTTGCTGATTTAGGTGCAGACGTGCTGCGAATTGAAGCTCCAAACCGACCCGATATGGCGAGAATGGTCCCGCCTTTGGATGGTGACACTTCTGTCCTTCATCAATATGTAAACCGATCGAAACGCTCGTTAGCCCTGGATCTGAAAAAACCGGAAGCGGTACAAATCGTGAAACGATTAATCCAACAATATGACATCGTGTTGGAACAATTTAGACCTGGAGTTATGGATCGGTTAGGTTTGGGATATGAGGAGCTAAAGAAAGTCAATCCTCAGATCATCTACTGTTCACTTACCGGGTATGGGCAGACAGGGCCATACCGGGATCGTGCGGGACACGATATTAACTACCTTTCCATTGCTGGTGCGGCCAATTATACAGGTCCTAAAGAAGTAGGGCCAAAATCTCCTGGTTTGCAAGTAGCCGATTTGGCGGGAGGATCCTTATATAGTGTCATTGGAATTTTAGCTGCAGTCCTGCATCGAAATGAATTAGGCGAAGGGCAGGCCATTGATATTAGTATGTCGGATTCTACCTTTGCTTTGAATGCAGCAAACGGAGCCGGTTTTTTAGCTGGCGGAGTAGAACCCGAACGAGAAAGCCTGCTGCTAAACGGCGGAACTTTTTACAATTACTATGAAACAAAAGATGGACGCTTTTTTTCGGTTGGCAGTATTGAGCCAAAATTCAAAAAGCAGCTCTGCGAAGGGATTGGTCGACCCGAATTATTTTCTATTGGAATGAGTGAAGATCCAGAAGATGTGTTCACTTTTAAAGAGGCTGTCCGTGAAGCTTTCCTTTCAAAAACATTTGACGAGTGGTTGAGTATTTTCAGCGATCTTGATGCCTGTGTAGAGCCTGTACTGAAGTTCAGTGAAGCTTGTATGCACCCCCATATCCAGGAACGAGAATTAATTGTTGAGGTCCCCAAACCAGACGGGACTTCACAGAAACAATTGGCAAATCCCTTGAAATTTACCAGTTTTCAACCAGAGTATAAATATATCGGAAGAGAACTCGGTGCCGATACTACGCAGGTACTTAAAGAATTAGGCATGAGCGATAAGGAAATCGAACAATTGCAAGAGATAGGTATATTCGGTACGCCAATGTCCTAA
Proteins encoded:
- a CDS encoding TetR/AcrR family transcriptional regulator: MTKVDRRIQKTQEALRNAVIELMSDKNFDEITIQDISDKANVSRGTIYLHYMDKYDLLDKLIESHINQLREVCEVTADLEYIEATQIWTAYFEEHYSFFSLMLTSKGAPYFHKRFLNYLIEEVTKEVDVSQGKNEGFRKDVLVHFIAAAQVGLVEWWFANGRPIHHKVLAEQLGRLLERNL
- a CDS encoding enoyl-CoA hydratase-related protein — translated: MSDLLFSVENGIARITLNRPDKLNAFSTEMIDLWIDALETVRDSDDIRVVLLNGNGRAFCSGGDVKSMINGEGFLYNNTDAGDLVTNALARKNSLWKRVQRIPLILQEIDKPVIAVIHGLAIGAGLDMALACDIRIAAQSTKMAESYVKAGIVPGDGGAFLLPRLIGLDKALEMLWTGDFVSAEEAKKLGLVTHVVPDKELDDFVESYIQKLVEGPQEVMRFIKRAVYQGLRMDLRSSLDYISSAMGIVTELDDYHEGIKAISEKRTPIFK
- a CDS encoding acyl-CoA dehydrogenase family protein, which gives rise to MNDITQMLMQSTTKILKDVCTKELVNESEQGIWAAKLWCTLADSGMITVGVPEELGGNGCSYLDAFSILRLAGKYSAPVPLAETFLGNWLLADLGEQVFDEPITVAYPGSENGVYLQKQEDGWVISGKANFVPWARFAKRMIMLGRTDSEDVLVLISPEQGRIEHGKNLAGEARDNVIFEDRLVKECRVIPVDAKTVVNKLLYSGAVARIVMMAGALERLLELCATYVTERTQFGKPLHRFQAVQHQLALLAGESAAASTAADYAVQAFQNGFLSQEIAMSKIKINEAVGAASPMAHQIHGAIGFTYEHTLHQTTRRLWSWRDEFGTETEWSEKLAEEYMENGRDGLWPFLTRS
- a CDS encoding acyl-CoA dehydrogenase family protein: MKSLQLPVVELSEEIRKVRREIREFIFQELEKGTIQPRCDSWLSGYSAEFSRMLGERGWIGMTWPKRYGGHERSSIERYVVIEELLAAGAPVSAHWIADRQTGPLLLKFGTEHQKEFFLPQIAKGECFFAIGLSEPNAGSDLAAVSSRAVKVEGGWVLNGSKTWTSGAHHAHYMITLCRTSPMNPEKRHEGMSQLLVDLAAPGVTIRPIELMTGEHHFNEVFFDNVFIPDEMVVGQIGNGWKQGMAELAYERSGPERFLSTFPLLEELLRALREKGDKRLIAQVSPMLSRLWTLRQMSIGIANMLEQGVTPDLVAALVKDMGTKFEQQVAEVARLLVACSPSITSSSQFDKFMAESILHSPGFTLRGGTTEILRGIVAKGVIGQ
- a CDS encoding carboxymuconolactone decarboxylase family protein, whose product is MSNTKEPSAAEKMIGDFAPKLVRFTDDVLFGDLWEREQLSNRDRSLITIASLVTGGNTEQLKFHLNLAKENSLSEEELIEVITHLAFYAGWPKAMSAIMVAKEMFSKGIEA
- a CDS encoding electron transfer flavoprotein subunit alpha/FixB family protein, which translates into the protein MGRKVLILTEVKDGKLRQVSLEALSVAQQIADGEEIIAALFGDDSTEILSEISLYGAHKLYTSTEASLSVYTTDAYTQALVQLIQEVGAEVVLMGHTGVGKDLAPRASARLGAGLVTDCTGVESVDGNVIFTRPIYAGKAFQKKSFKKGILFATLRANNFAVKESPVRTEIVSFQPTIKDLRTIVKEVVRKAVGGVDLSEAKVVVSGGRGVKGAEGFQTLQALADVLGGAVGASRGACDAEYCDYSMQIGQTGKVVTPDLYIACGISGAIQHVAGMSNSKVIVAINKDPEAPIFQLADYGIVGDLFEVVPLLTEECKKVLSEAAVSS
- a CDS encoding electron transfer flavoprotein subunit beta/FixA family protein, with the protein product MNILVLTKQTFDTEEKVSIQNGRISEEGVEFVINPYDEYAIEEAVRVKEKNGGEVTVLTVGPSRSENALRTALAMGADKAVRIEPGVGEYDEFSVAKWLAAAIRNRPFDLILGGNMAVDSGSGQVAVRVAEELDIAHVTSITKLVLVDRKAAVERDVEGDLEMIEVSLPVLVTAQQGLNEPRYPSLPGIMKAKKMPLEIISIADLGLSEEESQSRTMVVDQYLPVKKQAGRILQGDLNQQVYELAQLLRTEAKVV
- a CDS encoding NAD(P)/FAD-dependent oxidoreductase encodes the protein MTSIHQNSEKATDERSEFDAIVVGAGFSGLYMLYRLRELGLSIRVFDNADDVGGTWFWNRYPGARCDSESYNYCFSFSKELLQEWSWSERYATQPEILSYLKHVADRFDLRKDIQFNTRVTSAVFHEESGKWVVGTDRGDSMSAKFFINAVGCLSTANVPKFEGLESFAGNWYHTSKWPHEPVDFQGQKVGVIGTGASGLQCIPEIAKDAARLIVFQRTPHYASPAQNRPITPEEDRQIKANYDKLVEKMRNAHAGFPYETKAKHALGVTPEERNQIYEELWKIGGYHFLYSFSDLLYNKEANDTASEFIRSKIRQIVRDPEVAELLCPKEYPYGTKRPLLDWDYYETFNRENVSLVDIKKSPIVKITPEGIQTTQDLYELDSIVFATGFDAITGTLVRMDIRGRGGITLKQKWENGPSTYLGMTVHQFPNMFVITGPGSPSVLANLPITIEQGVDWITACIKFIYEHKIDRIEPTLEAENAWVEEVNKEANATLYSLASSWYSGTNIPGKPKVFMPYVGGLGKYRAICDNVAEAGYKGYDLVSKSHQV
- a CDS encoding SDR family NAD(P)-dependent oxidoreductase is translated as MSERGAVFITGASGGLGKAIIRRLVDNGYYVVGCDRNKEGLEEWVRKEDNEKISHHFSFYQVDVTDQNQVIQLQKELANKGIDIAYLINNAAIKAANNVWDFDPKLWDLVMRVNLYSNFYVTKAFSQSMAEKGFGRIINISSKFAYTPDKGESPYAASKAGVIGFTRSIALDLASRGVTANCIAPGFIFHEGLKSYFTEETLNDWIKNTPVGRAGRPEEIAATVSFLLSEEAAFITGQVIHVNGGWYMGG
- a CDS encoding CaiB/BaiF CoA transferase family protein, with the protein product MTLLKNLKILDFSTLLPGPYASLILADLGADVLRIEAPNRPDMARMVPPLDGDTSVLHQYVNRSKRSLALDLKKPEAVQIVKRLIQQYDIVLEQFRPGVMDRLGLGYEELKKVNPQIIYCSLTGYGQTGPYRDRAGHDINYLSIAGAANYTGPKEVGPKSPGLQVADLAGGSLYSVIGILAAVLHRNELGEGQAIDISMSDSTFALNAANGAGFLAGGVEPERESLLLNGGTFYNYYETKDGRFFSVGSIEPKFKKQLCEGIGRPELFSIGMSEDPEDVFTFKEAVREAFLSKTFDEWLSIFSDLDACVEPVLKFSEACMHPHIQERELIVEVPKPDGTSQKQLANPLKFTSFQPEYKYIGRELGADTTQVLKELGMSDKEIEQLQEIGIFGTPMS